From Gammaproteobacteria bacterium, a single genomic window includes:
- a CDS encoding GGDEF domain-containing protein, with the protein MKSSINESSYYGPIRISSTSNIRGTQFNFEILLLVLTILYMVIPAQEAQQVVDLTTGCLVYFSYSVVFHQLSLQKLESEDRFAAQTVAMIAFITWVVWSTGKFESPLVILYLLPVVVSGFALGTRYMTLMVGAISMLFLMMSYWVNMNEQLAVGILNTVVIQLTPLWLTAYVLKGMRKSLRQAIAEIQHVSDRDPLTGLRTHDSFARSAEIESLRCIRYKHPFSMLMIDIDNMADINDKLGHDIGNLAIKYCAKHIIHVFRQTDTIARIGGNRFAVILPETDSTKAMVTAERVRLNTARNALKLHGMTLRIHVSIGVASYPENGNTFEVIQQGAEMALMNSKLNGRNRSTRADGIRRVA; encoded by the coding sequence ATGAAATCATCGATCAACGAATCCAGCTATTACGGGCCGATCCGTATTTCCAGTACCAGCAATATTCGCGGAACGCAGTTCAATTTCGAGATTCTGCTGCTGGTTTTGACTATTCTGTACATGGTTATTCCTGCACAGGAAGCTCAACAAGTCGTCGATCTCACCACTGGCTGCCTGGTCTATTTTTCCTATAGCGTTGTGTTTCATCAGCTGTCGCTTCAAAAACTCGAGTCCGAGGATCGCTTTGCGGCGCAGACTGTCGCCATGATCGCGTTCATTACCTGGGTAGTCTGGTCCACCGGCAAGTTCGAGAGCCCACTCGTGATCCTGTACCTGCTACCGGTCGTGGTTTCCGGGTTTGCCCTCGGAACACGCTACATGACGCTGATGGTTGGCGCCATTTCAATGCTGTTTCTGATGATGTCGTACTGGGTCAACATGAATGAACAGCTGGCTGTCGGCATACTGAACACGGTAGTCATACAGCTCACGCCATTATGGCTGACTGCCTACGTACTCAAGGGCATGCGCAAATCTCTTCGGCAAGCAATTGCCGAGATCCAGCACGTGTCCGACAGGGACCCGCTAACCGGGTTGCGGACTCACGATTCTTTTGCACGCAGCGCCGAAATCGAATCACTGCGCTGTATCCGGTACAAGCACCCGTTCTCGATGCTCATGATCGATATTGATAACATGGCTGACATTAACGACAAGCTTGGGCACGATATTGGCAACCTGGCAATAAAGTACTGCGCAAAACATATTATTCATGTTTTCCGGCAAACCGACACCATCGCCCGAATCGGCGGGAATCGATTCGCTGTTATTCTTCCGGAAACCGACAGTACCAAGGCAATGGTCACCGCCGAACGCGTCAGGCTGAATACCGCGAGGAATGCACTTAAGCTTCACGGTATGACCTTGCGTATTCACGTTAGCATTGGCGTTGCCAGCTACCCGGAAAACGGCAACACCTTTGAAGTTATCCAGCAGGGTGCCGAGATGGCGCTAATGAACAGTAAGCTCAACGGGCGAAATCGATCCACGCGCGCCGATGGCATACGTCGGGTTGCCTGA